The genomic interval CGACGCGGTGTCCGGCGCCGACGTCAACGTGATGGGCAGCTTCAACTACTTCGGCACGACGCTGAACAGCCAGATCGAAGGCTCGCGTTTCATCGTCTACCCGAGCGTGTCGTTGCCGCTGCAGAATTCCTACGCGTTCCTGACTCCGAAGATCGGCGTGAACTTCACGCAGTATTCGCTCAATCAGCCTGCGATCGACGTCAATCCCACGGTCACCAACTCGTCCTCGGTGAACCGCACGCTGCCTATCGCGAGTGTGGACAGCGGCCTCATCTTCGAGCGCGATACGGTCTTTCCGTTTCAGGATCGGGAGGTTGTCCAGACGCTGGAGCCGCGGCTCTACTATCTGTACATCCCCACCAACACGGAGCAGAACAGCTTTCCCGTCTTCGACACGGCGCTCGCGACCTATAACTTCACGCAGCTCTTCTCCGAGAATCAGTTCGTGGGCGGCGACCGGATCAACAACGCGAATCAGATGACTGCAGCGGTCAGTACGCGTCTGCTCGACCCGAAAGACGGCAGCGAGATCGTGCGCGCGACCATCGGCAATCGCTACTATTTCTCGCGCCAGGAGGTCACCCTGCCCGGGGTGCCGGCAAGCAGTACCAACGCCTCCAACTTCCTCGCGCTGCTCTCCGGACGCATCAATCCGTACTGGAGCGGCGATGTCTCCTGGGAGTACAGCCCGACCACGACTTCGACGGCGCGCGCCTACGCGAACGTCCGCTATCAGCCCAGGCCCGGGCAGGTCGTCAATATCGGATACCGTTACATTCAGCAGCAACCCGGCCTGGGCACGGCGTCCAATCAGGAAACCAGCCAGATCGAATTTTCGGCGCAGTGGCCGTTTACCTCGAACCTGTCGGCCCTGACACGGGTCAATTACTCGATTGCCGGCGGCGGCCTGCTGGAAGGCATTGCCGGCTTTGAGTACACTACCGCGTGCTGGGCATTCCGCGCGGTGGCGCAACGGTTCGTCACCAGTGCGACGACTTCGAACACGCTCTTTTTTGCTCAGTTCGAGCTCACGGGCCTCTCCAGCATCGGTTCTTCCTTCTTCAACATCCTGAATCGCTACATTCCGGGATACGCTCGCGGGACCGGGACGACGGCGTTTCAGGATCAGTATTACCTCGCACAATGAGGCCATGATCGATCAAGCCTGCGGCGGCGCCGTCCGCTGGTATTCATACGCGTTGCTGCTGCTCCTGGCGGTGCTGGGGGTGAGCGCTGCCGTCGCCGCCACCGAGACGAGGCCCGGTCGCCGCGTGCTGACGCTGGATCGCATCGTCGCGGTGGTGAACGACGAGGTGATCACCGAGCACGAGCTGCAGGACCGCTACGACCTCGTCATCCGCCAGCTCGGGCAACAGGGCACCCCGCTGCCACCGAAGGATGTGCTGGAAAAGCAGCTCCTCGAGCGCATGATCAACGACCGGGTGCAGCTGCAGTACGCCAGGGAGACCGGCATTCGCGTCGACGATGTTCAGCTGGAGCGGGCGCTCTCGCGCATCGCGCAGGACAGCGGTCTCACCCTGCAGCAGTTCCGCGACACGCTGGAGCGGGAAGGCATCGCCTTCAACCAGTTCCGGGAAGAGATTCGCAGCGAGATCCTGCTTGCCCGCCTGAAGGAGCGCGAGGTCGACTCGAAACTGGTGGTGAGCGACAGCGAGATCGACAATTTCCTGAGCACCAGCGACGCGCAGCTCGGCAAGGGCGACGAGTACAATATCTCCCACATCCTCGTGCTGGTGCCCGAGCAGGCGAGCCCGGAGCAATTGCAGCGGCAGCGTGCACGCGCCGAGGACGCGCTTGCGCAGTTGCGTGGCGGCGCTTCCTTCGGCCAGATCGCGGCGAGCTTTTCCGACGCCCCCGACGCGCTGCAGGGCGGCTCCCTCGGCTGGCGCTCGCCAGCCCGTCTGCCGGCCATCTTCGTCGAGGCGGTGCAGTCGATGAATCCGGGGGACCTGAGTCCGGTGCTGCGCAGCCCCAACGGTTTTCACATCGTCAAGCTGGTCGATCGCCGCAGCGCGGGCGGGCCGGTCATGATCCAGCAATCGCGCGTGCGTCATATCCTCATCAAGACCAATGAGCTCGTGTCGCAGCGCGACGCGCGCGACCGGCTCGTCAAGCTCAAGGAGCGGATCGACAACGGGGCCGATTTTGCCGAGATGGCGCGCCTGCACTCGGACGACGGCAGCGCGTCGCGCGGCGGAGAGCTGGGCTGGATCTCGCCGGGCGATACGGTGCCGGATTTCGAGCAAGCCATGAACGCGCTGCAGATCGGTCAGGTGAGCGATCCGGTGCAGACACCTTTCGGCTTTCACCTGATTCAGGTGCAAGAGCGGCGCACGGAGGACATGTCGAAGGAGCGCCAGCGTCTGGTCGCCAAGCAGGCGCTGCGTCAGCGCAAGGCCGAGGAGGCCTATCAGGAGTGGGTGCGCCAGCTGCGCGATCGCGCCTACGTCGAGTATCGGATCGAGGACCGCTGAGCCGGGTCGGTGACGTGATCTCTGCGGCTGCAGGACGCAGCGTTGCCACTCACCTCCCTCCGCCTGTCATCGCGTTGACGATCGGCGAGCCCGCCGGAGTCGGCCCCGACATCGTCGCCATGGCAGCACAGCACCATTTCGGAGGCCGGATCGTCGTGATCGGCGATCGCGGTCTGCTCGCCGCTCGCGCAGCGCAACGCAAGTTGCCGTTACCGATCGGCGCCCCCGACGACGGCGCCGACTGGACGCTCGAAGAGGTACCCCTCGCGTACCCTTCGCAGGCGGGGACGCTCGACCTGCGCAACGCCGGCTCCGTGTTGGCGACCCTGGAGAATGCGGTCGCTGGCTGCCGCAGCGGACGCTACGATGCCGTGGTGACCGCACCGGTGCACAAGGGGGTGATCAACGACGCCGGCATTCCGTTCACCGGCCACACCGAGTTTCTGGCCGAGCGCGCAGGCGTGCCGCGTGTCGTGATGATGCTGGTGGGCGACCGGTTGCGGGTGGCGCTCGCGACGACGCATCTGCCGCTGAGTCAGGTGCCGGCTGCCATCACCCGCGAATCGCTGGCGTCGACGTTGCGCATCCTGCATGCAGACCTCGTGCGCCGTTTCGGCATCGCCAGTCCGCGCATTCTCGTCGCAGGCCTCAACCCGCACGCCGGCGAGGGCGGTCATCTCGGGCGCGAGGAGATCGAGGTCCTGGGCCCGGTGCTCGATGCCTTGCGTGCCGAGGGCCTTCGCCTGGAAGGTCCGCTGCCCGCGGACACGCTGTTCCACCCCGCACGCCTGGCCGATGCCGACTGCGTCCTGGCGATGTATCACGATCAGGGACTGCCCGTGCTCAAGTACGCAAGCTTCGGCCGTGGCGTCAACGTGACCCTCGGACTGCCCTTCATCCGCACGTCGGTCGATCACGGCACGGCCCTGGAGCGGGCGGGCACCGGAGAGGTCGATCCGGGCAGCCTGATCGCCGCCATCGAGCTGGCGATCGAACTGGTGCAGCGCGAACGGGCGCGGGCCGCCAGCGCTGGGCACTGACGTCTTCCGCGCGCCGACCTCACGAGCCCGTTGCAGCACACTGCACGCAAACGCTTCGGCCAGCATTTTCTGGTCGACCGCCATTACATCGATCGCATCGTCGCTGCGGTCGATCCCAGGGCAGACGACCGGCTCGTCGAGATCGGTCCCGGGCTGGGCGCGCTGACGCGCCCGCTGCTCGAGCGCGTCCATCATCTGACAGCGGTGGAGATCGACCGCGATATCGTGGCCATGCTGCGCGGCGCATTTCCCCAAGAGCGGCTGACCGTATGCGATCAGGATGCCCTGACGTTCGACTTTGCCGCAGTCGGCGATGAGCTCCGGGTGGTGGGCAACCTCCCCTACAACATCTCCTCGCCGCTCCTGTTTCGCCTGGCGGCGGCAAGCGCCCGGCTGCGGGACATGCATTTCATGCTGCAGCAGGAGGTCGTCGAGCGCATGGCGGCGGCGCCCGCCACGCCGGCCTACGGGCGTCTGTCGGTGATGCTGCAGTATCGCTTCGAGGTCGTGCCGCTCTTCCACGTGCCGCCCGGCGCGTTCCGGCCGCCGCCGAAGGTCGAATCGGCGGTGGTGCGGCTGCTGCCGCTCGCTTCGCGGGCGCTCGCGCCACGCGACGAATCGCTGCTGGCCGAATTGGTGAGGCGGGCTTTCGGGCAGCGCCGCAAGACGCTGCGCAACGCGCTCAAGGGACTCGCAGGCGAAGACCTCTTGCGGGGGCTCGGACTCGACCCCGCCGCGCGCGCCGAGGTATTGCCGGTGGCGGCGTTCGTGGCGATTGCGAACGCCGCCGCGGAGGCCCGGCTTACGCCGCCTTCTTCTGGATGAACTCGATCTTGTAGCCGTCGGGATCCTCGACGAACGCGATCACGGTCGTGCCGTGCTTCATCGGGCCGGCTTCCCGCGTGACCTTGCCGCCGCGCTTCTTGACTTCGGTGCACGCCGCATAGGCATCGTCGACTTCGAGCGCGACATGGCCGTAAGCGTTGCCGAGATCGTAGGACTTGGTGCCCCAGTTGTGGGTGAGCT from Betaproteobacteria bacterium carries:
- a CDS encoding peptidylprolyl isomerase, which codes for MIDQACGGAVRWYSYALLLLLAVLGVSAAVAATETRPGRRVLTLDRIVAVVNDEVITEHELQDRYDLVIRQLGQQGTPLPPKDVLEKQLLERMINDRVQLQYARETGIRVDDVQLERALSRIAQDSGLTLQQFRDTLEREGIAFNQFREEIRSEILLARLKEREVDSKLVVSDSEIDNFLSTSDAQLGKGDEYNISHILVLVPEQASPEQLQRQRARAEDALAQLRGGASFGQIAASFSDAPDALQGGSLGWRSPARLPAIFVEAVQSMNPGDLSPVLRSPNGFHIVKLVDRRSAGGPVMIQQSRVRHILIKTNELVSQRDARDRLVKLKERIDNGADFAEMARLHSDDGSASRGGELGWISPGDTVPDFEQAMNALQIGQVSDPVQTPFGFHLIQVQERRTEDMSKERQRLVAKQALRQRKAEEAYQEWVRQLRDRAYVEYRIEDR
- the pdxA gene encoding 4-hydroxythreonine-4-phosphate dehydrogenase PdxA; this translates as MSAAAGRSVATHLPPPVIALTIGEPAGVGPDIVAMAAQHHFGGRIVVIGDRGLLAARAAQRKLPLPIGAPDDGADWTLEEVPLAYPSQAGTLDLRNAGSVLATLENAVAGCRSGRYDAVVTAPVHKGVINDAGIPFTGHTEFLAERAGVPRVVMMLVGDRLRVALATTHLPLSQVPAAITRESLASTLRILHADLVRRFGIASPRILVAGLNPHAGEGGHLGREEIEVLGPVLDALRAEGLRLEGPLPADTLFHPARLADADCVLAMYHDQGLPVLKYASFGRGVNVTLGLPFIRTSVDHGTALERAGTGEVDPGSLIAAIELAIELVQRERARAASAGH
- the rsmA gene encoding 16S rRNA (adenine(1518)-N(6)/adenine(1519)-N(6))-dimethyltransferase RsmA, whose amino-acid sequence is MQHTARKRFGQHFLVDRHYIDRIVAAVDPRADDRLVEIGPGLGALTRPLLERVHHLTAVEIDRDIVAMLRGAFPQERLTVCDQDALTFDFAAVGDELRVVGNLPYNISSPLLFRLAAASARLRDMHFMLQQEVVERMAAAPATPAYGRLSVMLQYRFEVVPLFHVPPGAFRPPPKVESAVVRLLPLASRALAPRDESLLAELVRRAFGQRRKTLRNALKGLAGEDLLRGLGLDPAARAEVLPVAAFVAIANAAAEARLTPPSSG
- the gloA gene encoding lactoylglutathione lyase — encoded protein: MRFLHTMLRVGDLDRSIDFYTNVLGMQVLRKNDYPEGEFTLAFVGYGPESENTVLELTHNWGTKSYDLGNAYGHVALEVDDAYAACTEVKKRGGKVTREAGPMKHGTTVIAFVEDPDGYKIEFIQKKAA